A window of Plutella xylostella chromosome 19, ilPluXylo3.1, whole genome shotgun sequence contains these coding sequences:
- the LOC119690288 gene encoding uncharacterized protein LOC119690288 isoform X3, translating into MVLEDTKIVVLNIFNTITHMVIGGVTLVAIVFALRPGFSDDFRQHIIMCTVGYVVLMSQAVLSLSPYNGWSQTFLYQEKRFMHWVLQIAGSALAITGSIIKIVDTPDNFQTVHGIIGLIALLLTCLSMIGGIINLLFFKVNPKIIKILHTCLGLLTLCVAYLSLIFAFSDYSNIFLNGVSNVRLAISLTVVGLGGLVASSIVNIFQRIYS; encoded by the exons ATGGTGCTAGAAGATACCAAGATAGTGGTTTTAAACATATTCAATACAATAACTCATATGGTGATAGGAGGAGTGACGCTAGTGGCAATAGTGTTCGCTCTACGGCCTGGCTTCAGTGATGACTTTCGACAGCATATCATTATGTGTACAGTTGGG TACGTAGTCCTGATGAGCCAAGCTGTATTGTCTCTAAGCCCTTACAATGGTTGGAGCCAAACTTTTTTATATCAAGAGAAAAGATTCATGCACTGGGTGCTACAGATAGCGGGCTCCGCACTGGCCATCACAGGCAGTATCATTAAAATAGTCGATACACCGGACAATTTCCAAACTGTACACGGgataatag GGCTGATCGCATTGCTTCTTACTTGTCTGAGTATGATTGGAGGCATCATCaacttattgttttttaaagtaaatccTAAGATAATAAAAATTCTACATACCTGCTTGGGACTGCTCACCCTCTGTGTCGCATATTTGTCTTTGATTTTTGCATTCAGTGACTActctaatatatttttgaatggGGTTTCTAATGTCAGATTAGCGATATCATTAACTGTAGTTGGATTAGGTGGTTTAGTAGCATCATCGATtgttaatatatttcaaagaatatattcataa
- the LOC119690288 gene encoding uncharacterized protein LOC119690288 isoform X1, protein MSNSDMHCISYYNEGEPLDVDNEPQRLNDNNHIQKYEDPRNIEEDLNQSNPMQKSNQAAMNESYFTNEAEITNIDKLHEHEHYIINPESTDQSNPMEKSNQAVTNESHFVNAAEIANMDVLHQHEKYIITPESTEIMPKAMVTKIVSESTFLTTFRLIINIITHILIAVTIFESVKLAMVSKPMNMIQLHIILCVIGYQFFMCQGVLVMSAKNSWSYFLSDTHNKYFHGVFHLLGFVLAAAGTALVVIDQSAKFASVHGLLGIIALVLRISCIFCFELRAYVDGPWLKGIHFSSGILTLLASSACLALGLYYNVPQSLISDGFLLTLIAFTTIFTLLVIIQRSINFDLYKLPMI, encoded by the exons atgtcaaatTCAGATATGCACTGTATATCCTATTATAATGAAGGGGAACCATTAGATGTGGACAACGAACCACAGCGACTTAATGACAACAACCACATACAGAAATATGAAGATCCAAGGAACATCGAAGAGGATTTAAATCAGTCCAATCCCATGCAAAAATCCAATCAAGCTGCAATGAATGAATCCTATTTTACAAATGAAGCCGAAATAACAAACATCGATAAACTGCATGAACATGAACATTATATCATTAACCCCGAAAGTACTGATCAGTCCAATCCCATGGAAAAATCGAATCAAGCTGTTACGAATGAATCCCATTTTGTAAATGCAGCCGAGATAGCAAACATGGATGTACTGCATCaacatgaaaaatatataataaccCCCGAAAGTACTGAAATAATGCCGAAAGCGATGGTAACAAAAATTGTATCAGAATCAACATTTCTAACTACTTTCAGAttaatcataaatattatcaCACACATTTTAATAGCAGTGACTATTTTTGAATCTGTGAAATTAGCGATGGTATCAAAACCCATGAACATGATACAATTACACATCATACTGTGTGTCATTGgg TACCAATTCTTCATGTGCCAAGGCGTGTTGGTGATGTCTGCCAAGAACAGTTGGTCATACTTTCTCTCAGACACTCACAACAAGTACTTCCACGGTGTATTCCATTTGTTGGGCTTCGTGCTAGCAGCCGCAGGGACGGCCTTGGTGGTCATCGACCAGTCAGCTAAATTTGCATCCGTTCATGGGCTACTTG GAATAATAGCACTAGTTCTCAGAATCAGTTGCATTTTCTGTTTTGAGCTTAGAGCTTACGTCGATGGACCTTGGCTGAAGGGAATTCACTTTTCATCGGGAATATTAACGTTGTTGGCGTCTTCTGCCTGCCTTGCCTTGGGATTATATTATAACGTCCCACAAAGTTTAATCTCCGACGGATTTCTTCTCACTTTAATAGCATTTACaacaatatttacattattagttattattcaGAGATCAATAAATTTTGACTTGTACAAACTACCAATGATCTAA
- the LOC119690288 gene encoding uncharacterized protein LOC119690288 isoform X2, whose product MVLEDTKIVVLNIFNTITHMVIGGVTLVAIVFALRPGFSDDFRQHIIMCTVGYIMLMCEAVLTFNSNNAWSHTLYHSQKKVAHLAVQVAGSSLALAGCIIRISGYGGKHFSTAHGVTGWLAFILTFISLIGGVLNLYLKQHDKIIKICHASLGSATLILAATTLCLGFDKQLFRLFASDSATNILIIATVVVLVGTFYSVVINGIKRLSS is encoded by the exons ATGGTGCTAGAAGATACCAAGATAGTGGTTTTAAACATATTCAATACAATAACTCATATGGTGATAGGAGGAGTGACGCTAGTGGCAATAGTGTTCGCTCTACGGCCTGGCTTCAGTGATGACTTTCGACAGCATATCATTATGTGTACAGTTGGG TACATAATGCTGATGTGTGAAGCCGTGCTGACCTTCAACTCGAACAACGCGTGGTCCCACACGCTGTACCACTCTCAGAAGAAGGTGGCCCACCTGGCGGTGCAGGTGGCCGGCTCCTCGTTGGCCCTCGCTGGCTGCATCATCCGCATCAGCGGCTACGGCGGGAAACACTTCTCCACTGCTCACGGGGTTACTG GATGGCTGGCATTCATACTGACCTTTATTAGTTTGATTGGAGGGGTCCTCAACTTGTATTTGAAGCAACATGACAAAATCATCAAGATATGCCACGCTTCTTTGGGTTCAGCCACTTTAATTTTGGCTGCTACCACTTTGTGCTTAGGTTTTGACAAACAATTATTCAGGTTATTCGCTTCTGACTCCGCGACTAACATTCTAATTATCGCCACAGTAGTGGTGTTAGTTGGTACTTTCTATTCAGTGGTCATAAATGGTATTAAAAGGTTATCTAGCTAA